The window TGCCTGGCGCGGCCGATCGACCAGGTGCCGCTGTTGATCGCACCCGCTATGAACCGCGAGATGTGGGCGCACCCGGCCACGCAGCGCAACCTGGCACAGCTGCAGGCCGACGGCGCGGTGCTGCTCGGCGTGGGCAGCGGCCTGCAGGCCTGCGGCGAGACCGGCGACGGCCGCATGCTCGAGCCGGCGCAGTTGCTCGATGACCTCATCGCCTTCTTCGCGCCCAAGCCGCTCGCGGGCCAGCATGTGCTGGTCACCGCCGGACCGACCTACGAGGCCATCGACCCGGTGCGCGGCATCACCAACCTCTCGAGCGGCAAGATGGGCTTTGCCATCGCGCGCGCGGCCGTGGAAGCCGGTGCCCAGGTGACGCTGGTGGCGGGCCCGGTCGGTTTGCCGACGCCGCGTGGTGTCAAGCGCGTGGACGTGAAATCAGCACAAAACATGCTCGCAGCGGTGATGCATGCTGCGTCGGCTGCTACGGTCTTCATAGCGGCCGCAGCCGTGGCCGACTGGCGGCCCGCCAACCCGGCCGAGCAGAAGATCAAGAAGGACGGCTCGGGCCGGCCGCCCGAACTGCAATTTGTCGAGAACACCGACATCCTGGCCACCGTGGCGCAGTCGGCACGCGCGCAGAGCGGCGCCTTGT of the Rhodoferax koreense genome contains:
- the coaBC gene encoding bifunctional phosphopantothenoylcysteine decarboxylase/phosphopantothenate--cysteine ligase CoaBC, with translation MDTNNLPAVAGDLAGRHIVLGLSGGIACYKSAELCRLLIKQGATVQVVMTEAAEQFITAVTMQALSLRTVYGSQWDAREPNNMPHINLSREADAILIAPCSADFAARLAQGRSDELLSLLCLARPIDQVPLLIAPAMNREMWAHPATQRNLAQLQADGAVLLGVGSGLQACGETGDGRMLEPAQLLDDLIAFFAPKPLAGQHVLVTAGPTYEAIDPVRGITNLSSGKMGFAIARAAVEAGAQVTLVAGPVGLPTPRGVKRVDVKSAQNMLAAVMHAASAATVFIAAAAVADWRPANPAEQKIKKDGSGRPPELQFVENTDILATVAQSARAQSGALFCVGFAAESQNLLANAQAKRARKDVPLLVGNIGPATFGQDDNALLLVDAQGAQELPRASKRSLAQALVAQIAARLHVEPPRSRASNAERAA